Proteins co-encoded in one Cupriavidus nantongensis genomic window:
- a CDS encoding OPT family oligopeptide transporter, with the protein MLRVDRIADDVSLPELTLRGIILGALITVVFTASNIYLGLKVGLTFSSAIPAAVISMAVLRLFPGANVLENNMVQTQASAAGTLSSIIFILPGLVMLGHWQGFPFWQTLAICAAGGMLGVVFSIPLRHAMVVQSDLPYPEGVAAAEILRVGSAAPAEAAPGQKPQATGLADLMAGGLVAGLFSFGAGGLRVLAEGANFWLSAGASVVRLSMGFSLALVGAGYLVGIVGGLAMLLGLVLTWGVAVPWLTAVTPRPDGATLSAFGTMVWSQQARFIGAGTIGIAAIWTLLSLARPMLYGIRASFGALQAGPAGQGSVPRTQQDMPAKWIGLVMLALLAVLVTVFAWFLAPAPLDGGARWRLVIYAVVFAFIFGFLVAAACGYMAGLVGSSASPISGIGIIAVILVSLLILLAGQADGLLATPEGGQFAIALAIFTTSAVVAVASIANDNLQDLKTGWLVGATPWRQQVALLIGCVVGAAVIPPVLELLYSAYGFAGALPRAGMDPNQALAAPQATLMTAIATGIFTHQLNWNMILIGIGLGVVLIAIDDILRRRGGAARLPVLAVGIGIYLPPTISSALVVGAVLSWLLLRAERRRATARGDDVQLALEHAERRGTLLASGLIVGESLVGVMLAAVIGLSGSDAPLAVVGGGFEATAQWLGLAVFVLVCVGFYRRVLAAAH; encoded by the coding sequence ATGCTACGTGTCGATCGTATTGCCGACGACGTTTCCCTGCCTGAACTGACCCTGCGCGGCATCATCCTCGGTGCGCTGATCACGGTCGTGTTCACCGCCTCCAATATCTACCTGGGACTGAAGGTCGGCCTGACCTTCTCGTCGGCGATCCCCGCGGCAGTGATCTCGATGGCCGTGCTGCGGCTTTTCCCCGGCGCCAACGTCCTCGAAAACAACATGGTGCAGACGCAGGCCTCGGCCGCGGGCACGCTGTCGTCGATCATCTTTATCCTGCCCGGGCTGGTGATGCTGGGCCACTGGCAGGGCTTCCCGTTCTGGCAGACGCTGGCGATCTGCGCGGCCGGCGGCATGCTGGGCGTGGTGTTCAGCATCCCGCTGCGCCATGCCATGGTGGTGCAGAGCGACCTGCCTTATCCCGAGGGCGTGGCGGCGGCGGAAATCCTGCGCGTGGGCAGCGCCGCGCCCGCCGAAGCCGCGCCGGGCCAGAAGCCGCAGGCAACCGGCCTGGCCGACCTGATGGCCGGGGGCCTGGTGGCGGGGCTGTTCAGCTTCGGCGCCGGCGGGCTGCGTGTGCTGGCCGAGGGCGCCAATTTCTGGCTGTCGGCGGGCGCCTCGGTGGTGCGGCTGTCGATGGGTTTCTCGCTGGCGCTGGTGGGCGCGGGCTACCTGGTCGGCATCGTTGGCGGGCTGGCCATGCTGCTCGGGCTGGTGCTGACCTGGGGCGTCGCGGTGCCGTGGCTGACCGCCGTTACGCCGCGCCCGGACGGCGCCACGCTGTCGGCCTTCGGCACCATGGTGTGGAGCCAGCAGGCACGCTTTATCGGCGCCGGCACCATCGGCATCGCCGCGATCTGGACGCTGCTGTCATTGGCCAGGCCGATGCTGTATGGAATCCGCGCCTCGTTCGGCGCGCTGCAGGCCGGCCCGGCGGGGCAGGGCAGCGTGCCGCGCACGCAGCAGGACATGCCGGCGAAGTGGATCGGGCTGGTGATGCTGGCGCTGCTGGCGGTGCTGGTGACGGTGTTCGCGTGGTTCCTCGCCCCCGCGCCGCTGGATGGCGGGGCGCGCTGGCGCCTGGTGATCTACGCGGTGGTGTTCGCGTTTATCTTCGGCTTCCTGGTGGCGGCGGCGTGCGGCTACATGGCCGGGCTGGTGGGCTCGTCGGCCAGCCCGATCTCGGGCATCGGCATCATCGCGGTGATCCTGGTGTCGCTGCTGATCCTGCTGGCGGGCCAGGCCGACGGCCTGCTGGCCACGCCCGAGGGCGGCCAGTTCGCGATCGCGCTGGCGATCTTCACCACCTCCGCGGTGGTGGCGGTGGCGTCCATCGCCAACGACAACCTGCAGGACCTGAAGACCGGCTGGCTGGTCGGCGCGACGCCGTGGCGCCAGCAGGTGGCGCTGCTGATCGGCTGCGTGGTCGGCGCCGCGGTGATCCCGCCGGTGCTCGAGCTGCTCTACAGCGCCTATGGCTTTGCCGGCGCGCTGCCGCGTGCGGGCATGGACCCGAACCAGGCGCTGGCCGCGCCGCAGGCAACGCTGATGACCGCGATCGCCACCGGTATCTTCACCCACCAGCTCAACTGGAACATGATCCTGATCGGCATCGGGCTGGGCGTGGTGCTGATCGCCATCGACGACATCCTGCGCCGCCGTGGCGGCGCGGCGCGGCTGCCGGTGCTGGCGGTCGGCATCGGCATCTACCTGCCGCCGACGATCAGTTCGGCGCTGGTGGTGGGGGCGGTGCTGTCGTGGCTGCTGCTGCGCGCCGAGCGCCGCCGCGCCACCGCGCGCGGCGACGACGTGCAGCTGGCGCTGGAGCATGCCGAGCGCCGCGGCACGCTGCTGGCGTCCGGCCTGATCGTCGGCGAAAGCCTGGTCGGCGTGATGCTGGCCGCGGTGATCGGCCTGTCAGGCAGCGATGCGCCGCTGGCCGTGGTCGGGGGCGGGTTTGAAGCGACCGCGCAGTGGCTGGGCCTGGCGGTGTTCGTGCTGGTGTGCGTGGGCTTCTACCGCCGCGTGCTGGCGGCGGCGCACTGA
- a CDS encoding NUDIX domain-containing protein has protein sequence MSAATQNPAATGGNPPRKVTEVAVGVLVQPDGRFLLAQRPAGKPYEGYWEFPGGKLEPGESVEAALARELHEELGLDVTQCERWHILEHDYPHAYVRLHFCKVTAWQGEPVGREGQAFSWQGTPVSVGPLLPATIPVVAWLDEEARNG, from the coding sequence ATGAGCGCGGCGACGCAGAACCCCGCAGCCACCGGCGGCAACCCGCCGCGCAAGGTGACCGAGGTCGCGGTCGGCGTGCTGGTGCAGCCCGACGGCCGCTTCCTGCTGGCGCAGCGCCCGGCCGGCAAGCCCTACGAGGGCTACTGGGAATTCCCAGGCGGCAAGCTGGAGCCAGGCGAGTCGGTCGAGGCAGCGCTGGCGCGCGAGCTGCACGAAGAGCTGGGACTTGATGTCACGCAATGCGAGCGCTGGCACATCCTGGAACATGACTATCCGCACGCCTATGTGCGGCTGCATTTCTGCAAGGTCACGGCCTGGCAGGGCGAACCCGTCGGCCGCGAGGGCCAGGCGTTCTCGTGGCAGGGCACGCCGGTGTCGGTGGGGCCGCTGCTGCCGGCCACCATTCCCGTGGTGGCGTGGCTGGACGAGGAAGCGCGCAACGGCTGA
- a CDS encoding ATP-binding protein, with protein sequence MSDLAARLDNFLARLEQWLPPQLSDADWQEAVAFRWRKRQSLFGNIGYLQPVRQLPPIHLDDLKNIERQKDAIVGNTRQFVNRLPANNVLLTGARGTGKSSLIKACLNAFVKDGLRLVEVDKDDLGDLGDIVELVSQRPERFVIFCDDLSFEEGESGYKSLKSALDGSVAAQSDNVLIYATSNRRHLLPEYMKDNESYRHTDDGEIHPGEVVEEKISLSERFGLWLSFYPPKQDEYLAIVGHWLRHFGCTDEDIAAARGDALVWALERGSRSGRVAWQFARDWGGKHGKPYIADVAGDAKA encoded by the coding sequence ATGTCTGACCTCGCCGCCCGCCTCGACAACTTCCTCGCCCGACTCGAACAATGGCTGCCGCCGCAACTGAGCGATGCCGACTGGCAGGAGGCGGTCGCGTTCCGCTGGCGCAAGCGCCAGAGCCTGTTCGGCAATATCGGCTACCTGCAGCCGGTGCGCCAGCTGCCGCCGATCCACCTGGACGACCTGAAGAACATCGAGCGCCAGAAGGACGCCATCGTCGGCAATACGCGCCAGTTCGTGAACCGCCTGCCGGCCAACAACGTGCTGCTGACCGGCGCGCGCGGCACCGGCAAGTCGTCGCTGATCAAGGCCTGCCTCAATGCCTTCGTCAAGGACGGGCTGCGGCTGGTCGAGGTCGACAAGGACGACCTGGGGGACCTCGGCGATATCGTCGAGCTGGTCTCGCAGCGGCCCGAGCGCTTCGTGATCTTCTGCGACGACCTGTCGTTCGAGGAGGGCGAGTCGGGCTACAAGTCGCTCAAGTCGGCGCTGGATGGCTCGGTCGCGGCGCAGTCGGACAACGTGTTGATCTACGCCACCTCCAACCGCCGGCACCTGCTGCCGGAGTACATGAAGGACAACGAAAGCTACCGCCACACCGACGACGGCGAGATCCACCCCGGCGAAGTGGTGGAAGAGAAGATCTCGCTGTCCGAGCGCTTCGGGCTGTGGCTGTCGTTCTACCCGCCCAAGCAGGACGAGTACCTGGCCATCGTCGGCCACTGGCTGCGGCACTTCGGCTGCACCGACGAGGACATCGCCGCCGCGCGCGGCGACGCGCTGGTGTGGGCGCTGGAGCGCGGCTCGCGTTCGGGCCGCGTGGCCTGGCAGTTCGCGCGCGACTGGGGCGGCAAGCACGGCAAGCCGTACATCGCCGATGTTGCCGGGGACGCCAAGGCATGA
- the argJ gene encoding bifunctional glutamate N-acetyltransferase/amino-acid acetyltransferase ArgJ, which translates to MPVNLPLPQAENLKSVAGVELGWAEAGIRKANRKDVLVVRVAEGSTVAGVFTSNRFCAAPVQVCREHLAAAGKSGKGIRALVVNTGNANAGTGEQGLANARATCDALAAQLGIDAAQVLPFSTGVILEQLPMDRLLAGLPAAIANASADNWLAAAEAIMTTDTQPKVASRTVQLDGKTVTLSGISKGAGMIRPNMATMLGFIAMDAAVAQPVLQGLVTHAADHSFNSITIDGDTSTNDSFVLIASGKSGAVVDRAEGPAFEALREAVTSLAQELAQMIVRDGEGATKLITIRVEAGKDVAECRQIAYAVAHSPLVKTAFYASDPNLGRILAAVGYAGVNDLDVGRVNLWLDDVWVARDGGRNPDYREEDGQRVMKQAEITVRIALGRGNAEATVWTCDLSHDYVSINADYRS; encoded by the coding sequence ATGCCCGTCAATCTTCCGCTGCCCCAGGCAGAGAACCTGAAATCCGTCGCCGGCGTCGAGCTCGGCTGGGCCGAGGCGGGCATCCGCAAGGCCAACCGCAAGGACGTGCTGGTGGTGCGCGTGGCCGAAGGCAGCACCGTCGCCGGCGTCTTCACCAGCAACCGCTTCTGCGCCGCGCCGGTGCAGGTCTGCCGCGAGCATCTGGCGGCTGCGGGCAAGTCGGGCAAGGGCATCCGCGCGCTGGTGGTCAACACCGGCAATGCCAACGCCGGCACCGGCGAGCAGGGCCTGGCCAACGCCCGTGCCACCTGCGACGCACTGGCCGCGCAACTGGGCATCGATGCCGCGCAGGTGCTGCCGTTCTCGACCGGCGTGATCCTCGAGCAGCTGCCGATGGACCGCCTGCTGGCCGGCCTGCCCGCCGCCATCGCCAACGCCAGCGCCGACAACTGGCTGGCCGCGGCGGAAGCGATTATGACCACCGACACCCAGCCCAAGGTCGCGTCGCGCACGGTGCAGCTCGATGGCAAGACCGTGACGCTGTCGGGCATCAGCAAGGGCGCCGGCATGATCCGCCCCAACATGGCGACCATGCTCGGCTTCATCGCCATGGACGCCGCCGTGGCGCAGCCGGTGCTGCAGGGTCTGGTGACGCACGCCGCCGACCACTCGTTCAACAGCATCACCATCGACGGCGACACCTCGACCAACGACTCCTTCGTGCTGATCGCCTCGGGCAAGTCCGGTGCCGTGGTCGACCGCGCCGAAGGCCCGGCCTTCGAAGCGCTGCGCGAGGCGGTGACGAGCCTGGCGCAGGAACTGGCGCAGATGATCGTGCGCGACGGCGAAGGCGCGACCAAGCTGATCACCATCCGCGTCGAAGCCGGCAAGGACGTGGCGGAATGCCGCCAGATCGCCTACGCGGTCGCGCATTCGCCGCTGGTCAAGACCGCGTTCTACGCCTCCGACCCCAACCTGGGCCGCATCCTGGCCGCGGTGGGCTACGCCGGCGTCAATGATCTCGACGTCGGCCGCGTCAACCTGTGGCTGGACGATGTCTGGGTCGCCCGCGACGGCGGCCGCAATCCCGACTACCGCGAGGAAGACGGCCAGCGCGTGATGAAGCAGGCCGAGATCACCGTGCGCATCGCGCTCGGCCGCGGCAATGCCGAGGCGACCGTGTGGACCTGCGACCTGTCGCACGACTACGTGTCGATCAACGCCGACTACCGTTCCTGA
- the secA gene encoding preprotein translocase subunit SecA, with the protein MITGLLKKVFGSRNERLIKQYRRTVAQINALEPKFEQLSDDELRGMTEAFRQRHAGGESLEALLPEAFAVCREASKRVMKMRHFDVQLIGGMVLNDNKIAEMRTGEGKTLTATLAVYLNAITGKGVHVVTVNDYLAQRDAEWMGRLYNFLGLSVGVNLSQMAHDQKQAAYNADITYGTNNEFGFDYLRDNMVYDPSQRVQRPLHYAIVDEVDSILIDEARTPLIISGQAENQTDLYQRMNGIPKLLERQIGEEKADGTGVEKPGDYYVDEKGHQVYLTESGHEKAEEILSQLGLIGEGESLYAPQNITLMHHLYAALRAHSLFHRDQHYVVQNDEVVIVDEFTGRLMTGRRWSDGLHQAVEAKEGVTVQQENQTLATVTFQNYFRMYEKLAGMTGTADTEAYEFQEIYGLEVVVIPTNRPTQRKDLQDQIYKTGKERYDAVVRDIRDCYERGQPVLVGTTSIETSEYLSGLLDREKLPHQVLNAKQHAREAEIVAQAGRPKMITIATNMAGRGTDIVLGGNVEKQAGFIEADASLADADKAARIQQLKDEWQSLHEQVKAAGGLHIVGTERHESRRIDNQLRGRAGRQGDPGSSRFYLSLDDQLLRIFAGDRVRAIMERLKMPEGEPIEAGIVTRSIESAQRKVEGRNFDIRKQLLQYDDVANDQRKEIYKLRNDVLEANDVGEMVTNLRESVLIELFRDHVPADTMEEQWNIAGLETRLREDWGLEVPLAQTIEGAQSIEDEELLNLILKAATERYDSKVAMVGRESFAGFERSVMLQSIDTHWREHLAALDHLRQGIHLRGYAQKDPKQEYKRESFELFARLLDVIKNEVTRVTFNVQIQSPEELEQASEQIEEGLSHLENVQYKHDEFAEGREPVEEAPSPRTGTAMAAAELALAGMPKVGRNDPCPCGSGKKFKQCHGKLS; encoded by the coding sequence ATGATCACGGGCCTTCTCAAGAAAGTCTTCGGCAGCCGCAACGAGCGGCTGATCAAGCAATACCGCCGCACGGTGGCGCAGATCAATGCGCTGGAGCCGAAGTTCGAGCAGCTCTCCGACGACGAGCTGCGCGGCATGACCGAGGCCTTCCGGCAGCGCCACGCCGGTGGCGAATCGCTCGAGGCGCTGCTGCCCGAAGCCTTCGCCGTGTGCCGCGAGGCCAGCAAGCGCGTCATGAAGATGCGCCACTTCGACGTGCAGCTGATCGGCGGCATGGTGCTGAACGACAACAAGATCGCCGAAATGCGCACCGGCGAAGGCAAGACCCTGACCGCGACGCTGGCCGTGTACCTGAATGCCATCACCGGCAAGGGCGTGCACGTGGTCACCGTCAACGACTACCTGGCGCAGCGCGATGCCGAGTGGATGGGCCGGCTGTACAACTTCCTGGGCCTGTCGGTGGGCGTGAACCTGTCGCAGATGGCGCACGACCAGAAGCAGGCGGCGTACAACGCCGACATCACCTACGGCACCAACAACGAGTTCGGCTTCGACTACCTGCGCGACAACATGGTCTACGACCCGTCGCAACGCGTGCAGCGGCCGTTGCACTACGCCATCGTCGACGAGGTGGACTCGATCCTGATCGACGAGGCCCGCACCCCGCTGATCATCTCCGGCCAGGCCGAGAACCAGACCGACCTGTACCAGCGCATGAACGGCATCCCCAAGCTGCTCGAGCGCCAGATCGGCGAAGAAAAGGCCGACGGCACCGGGGTCGAGAAGCCGGGCGACTACTACGTCGACGAGAAGGGCCACCAGGTCTACCTGACCGAGTCCGGCCATGAAAAGGCCGAAGAGATCCTGTCGCAGCTGGGCCTGATCGGCGAAGGCGAATCCCTCTACGCGCCGCAGAACATCACGCTGATGCACCACCTGTACGCGGCCCTGCGCGCGCACAGCCTGTTCCACCGCGACCAGCACTACGTGGTGCAGAACGACGAAGTCGTGATCGTCGATGAGTTCACCGGCCGCCTGATGACCGGCCGCCGCTGGTCCGACGGCCTCCACCAGGCCGTCGAAGCCAAGGAAGGCGTTACGGTCCAGCAGGAAAACCAGACGCTGGCGACCGTCACGTTCCAGAACTACTTCCGCATGTACGAGAAGCTGGCCGGCATGACCGGCACGGCCGACACCGAAGCGTACGAGTTCCAGGAGATCTACGGCCTGGAAGTGGTGGTGATCCCGACCAACCGCCCGACCCAGCGCAAGGACCTGCAGGACCAGATCTACAAGACCGGCAAGGAGCGCTACGACGCCGTGGTGCGCGATATCCGCGACTGCTACGAGCGCGGCCAGCCGGTGCTGGTGGGCACCACCTCGATCGAGACCTCGGAATACCTGTCGGGCCTGCTCGACCGCGAAAAGCTGCCGCACCAGGTGCTCAACGCCAAGCAGCATGCGCGCGAAGCCGAGATCGTGGCGCAGGCCGGCCGCCCCAAGATGATCACCATCGCCACCAACATGGCGGGCCGCGGCACCGACATCGTGCTGGGCGGCAACGTCGAGAAGCAGGCCGGCTTCATCGAGGCCGACGCCAGCCTGGCCGATGCCGACAAGGCCGCGCGCATCCAGCAGCTCAAGGATGAATGGCAGTCGCTGCACGAGCAGGTCAAGGCCGCCGGCGGCCTGCATATCGTCGGCACCGAGCGCCACGAGTCGCGCCGCATCGACAACCAGCTGCGCGGCCGCGCCGGCCGCCAGGGCGACCCGGGTTCGTCGCGCTTCTACCTGTCGCTGGACGACCAGCTGCTGCGCATCTTCGCCGGCGACCGCGTGCGCGCCATCATGGAGCGCCTGAAGATGCCGGAGGGCGAGCCGATCGAGGCCGGCATCGTCACGCGCTCGATCGAATCGGCGCAGCGCAAGGTGGAAGGCCGCAACTTCGACATCCGCAAGCAGCTGCTGCAGTACGACGACGTCGCCAACGACCAGCGCAAGGAAATCTACAAGCTGCGCAATGACGTGCTCGAGGCCAATGATGTCGGCGAGATGGTCACCAACCTGCGCGAGAGCGTGCTGATCGAGCTGTTCCGCGACCATGTGCCGGCCGACACCATGGAGGAGCAGTGGAACATCGCCGGCCTGGAAACGCGCCTGCGCGAGGACTGGGGCCTGGAAGTGCCGCTGGCGCAGACCATCGAGGGCGCGCAGAGCATCGAGGACGAAGAGCTGCTCAACCTGATCCTGAAGGCGGCGACGGAGCGCTACGACAGCAAGGTGGCGATGGTTGGCCGCGAGTCGTTCGCCGGCTTCGAGCGCTCGGTCATGCTGCAGAGCATCGACACGCACTGGCGCGAGCACCTGGCCGCGCTGGACCACCTGCGCCAGGGCATCCACCTGCGCGGCTATGCGCAGAAGGACCCCAAGCAGGAGTACAAGCGCGAGTCGTTCGAGCTGTTTGCGCGCCTGCTCGACGTGATCAAGAACGAAGTCACGCGCGTGACCTTCAACGTGCAGATCCAGTCGCCGGAAGAACTGGAACAGGCGTCCGAGCAGATCGAGGAAGGCCTGTCGCACCTGGAGAACGTGCAGTACAAGCACGACGAGTTCGCCGAAGGCCGCGAGCCGGTCGAGGAAGCACCGTCGCCGCGCACCGGCACGGCCATGGCCGCCGCCGAGCTGGCGCTGGCGGGCATGCCCAAGGTTGGCCGCAACGATCCGTGCCCGTGCGGCTCGGGCAAGAAGTTCAAGCAGTGCCACGGCAAGCTCAGCTGA
- a CDS encoding DciA family protein, giving the protein MRRFTHPALQTPAARPLNDWLDKAGPVSTLLQTARQLSVLEAEVLALLPAGMRAGLAVAGIKRDPSDPNGQVLLLLAAHGAAAARVRQVVPTLLGRLQQRGSPVTSIRVRVQPEVQRHSDWEVEPVARPRTSGRMTPAGLANLDQLARSLPDSPLRDALNTLLSHHR; this is encoded by the coding sequence ATGCGCCGCTTCACCCATCCCGCCCTGCAGACCCCCGCCGCCAGGCCGCTCAACGACTGGCTGGACAAGGCCGGCCCGGTGTCGACGCTGCTGCAGACCGCGCGGCAGCTGTCGGTGCTGGAGGCCGAGGTGCTGGCGCTGCTGCCGGCCGGCATGCGCGCGGGCCTGGCCGTAGCAGGCATCAAACGCGACCCGTCCGACCCAAATGGCCAGGTGCTGCTGTTGCTGGCGGCTCACGGCGCGGCCGCGGCGCGGGTGCGCCAGGTCGTGCCGACGCTGCTCGGACGGCTGCAGCAGCGCGGCTCGCCGGTCACCTCGATCCGCGTGCGGGTGCAGCCCGAGGTGCAGCGCCATTCCGACTGGGAGGTGGAGCCGGTAGCACGCCCGCGCACCAGCGGACGCATGACGCCGGCCGGGCTGGCCAATCTCGACCAGCTCGCGCGCAGCCTGCCCGATTCGCCGCTGCGCGACGCGCTCAATACGCTGCTGTCCCACCACCGCTGA
- the lpxC gene encoding UDP-3-O-acyl-N-acetylglucosamine deacetylase, with protein sequence MLKQRTIKSLVKTVGIGLHSGRKVTLTLRPAPAGTGIVFTRVDLPEAVEIPVAASAIGDTRLASVLQKDGARVSTVEHLMSACAGLGIDNLYVDVDAEEIPIMDGSAASFVFLLQSAGIEEQNAAKTFIRVKKPVEVREGDKLARLEPFFGFKLSFTIDFRHPAVDKTGQTFSIDFADTSYVREIARARTFGFAHEVEALREMGLARGGSLDNAIVLDEHRMLNNEELRYGDEFVRHKILDAIGDLYVVGHPLIGAYVANKSGHGLNNQLLRALLADQEAYELVTFDRVEEAPAAFLPQAQPAFA encoded by the coding sequence ATGCTCAAACAGCGCACGATCAAATCCCTGGTGAAGACCGTCGGCATCGGCCTGCACTCCGGCCGCAAGGTCACGCTGACGCTGCGTCCCGCGCCGGCCGGTACCGGCATCGTCTTCACCCGCGTCGACCTGCCCGAGGCCGTCGAGATTCCGGTGGCCGCGTCGGCCATCGGCGACACGCGCCTGGCGTCGGTGCTGCAGAAGGATGGCGCGCGCGTCTCCACCGTCGAGCACCTGATGTCCGCCTGCGCCGGCCTGGGCATCGACAACCTCTATGTCGACGTCGACGCCGAGGAAATCCCGATCATGGACGGCAGCGCGGCGTCCTTCGTGTTCCTGCTGCAGTCGGCCGGCATCGAAGAACAGAACGCGGCCAAGACCTTCATCCGCGTGAAGAAGCCGGTGGAAGTGCGCGAAGGCGACAAGCTGGCGCGGCTGGAGCCGTTCTTCGGCTTCAAGCTGTCGTTCACCATCGACTTCCGCCATCCGGCGGTCGACAAGACCGGCCAGACCTTCTCGATCGATTTCGCCGACACCAGCTATGTGCGCGAGATCGCCCGCGCCCGCACCTTCGGTTTTGCGCACGAGGTCGAGGCCCTGCGCGAAATGGGCCTGGCGCGCGGCGGCAGCCTGGACAACGCGATCGTGCTGGACGAACATCGCATGCTCAACAACGAGGAACTGCGCTACGGCGACGAGTTCGTGCGCCACAAGATCCTGGATGCGATCGGCGACCTGTACGTGGTCGGCCATCCGCTGATCGGCGCCTATGTGGCGAACAAGTCCGGCCACGGCCTGAACAACCAGCTGCTGCGCGCGCTGCTGGCGGACCAGGAAGCCTATGAACTGGTCACCTTCGACCGCGTCGAGGAAGCCCCGGCGGCGTTCCTGCCGCAGGCCCAGCCGGCCTTCGCCTGA
- a CDS encoding peroxiredoxin — translation MITVGSRVPDATLQEFFETESNGCALGPNAFKVADLVRGRKIVVFGLPGAFTPTCSAKHVPGFVQHAEALRDAGVDEVWCVSVNDAFVMGAWGREQQVAGKVRMMADGSAEWIRALGLDQDLSARGMGVRAKRFAMVIDDGVVTRLEVEAPGEFRVSSAEAVLAALRG, via the coding sequence ATGATCACAGTCGGTTCCCGCGTCCCCGACGCCACGCTGCAGGAATTCTTCGAGACCGAAAGCAACGGCTGCGCGCTCGGCCCCAATGCGTTCAAGGTGGCGGACCTGGTCCGCGGCCGCAAGATCGTGGTGTTCGGCCTGCCCGGCGCGTTCACCCCAACGTGTTCGGCCAAGCATGTGCCGGGCTTCGTGCAGCATGCCGAGGCTCTGCGCGACGCCGGCGTGGACGAGGTCTGGTGCGTCTCGGTCAACGATGCCTTCGTGATGGGCGCGTGGGGCCGCGAGCAGCAGGTGGCCGGCAAGGTCCGGATGATGGCCGACGGCAGCGCCGAGTGGATCCGCGCGCTGGGCCTGGACCAGGACCTGAGCGCGCGCGGCATGGGCGTGCGCGCCAAGCGCTTCGCCATGGTGATCGACGATGGCGTGGTGACCCGGCTCGAGGTCGAAGCCCCGGGTGAGTTCCGTGTCAGCAGCGCCGAGGCGGTGCTGGCGGCGTTGCGTGGCTGA
- the ftsZ gene encoding cell division protein FtsZ has protein sequence MDFDMIETEVQDGTIIKVVGVGGAGGNAVQHMISRGVQGVEFICMNTDAQALKRSTASRVLQLGNTGLGAGAKPEVGRNCAESARDQIADALRGAHMVFITAGMGGGTGTGAAPIVAQVAKEMGILTVGVVSKPFDFEGARRAKVAEHGSSELESSVDSLIVVLNEKLFEVMGDDAEMDKCFQCADDVLHNAVAGIAEIINVDGLVNVDFEDVKTVMGEQGKAMMGTATVSGVDRARLAAEQAVASPLLEGVDLSGARGVLVNITASRSLKLSETKEVMNTIRSYAAEDATVIFGTVYDDSMSDALRVTVVATGLGRSAKKQQPMTLLKTGTDNMPVQMMANMAATAAQHSSPDYSNLDTPAVWRSSRESASAHVAALQEKGVDTYDIPAFLRKQAD, from the coding sequence ATGGACTTTGACATGATCGAAACGGAAGTGCAGGACGGCACCATCATCAAGGTGGTCGGCGTGGGCGGCGCGGGCGGCAACGCCGTGCAGCACATGATCAGCCGCGGCGTGCAAGGCGTCGAATTCATCTGCATGAACACCGACGCCCAGGCGCTCAAGCGTTCGACCGCTTCGCGCGTGCTGCAGCTCGGCAATACGGGCCTGGGCGCCGGCGCCAAGCCGGAAGTGGGCCGCAACTGCGCCGAATCGGCGCGCGATCAGATCGCCGACGCGCTGCGCGGCGCGCACATGGTCTTCATCACTGCCGGCATGGGCGGCGGCACCGGCACGGGCGCCGCGCCGATCGTCGCACAGGTGGCCAAGGAGATGGGCATCCTGACCGTGGGCGTGGTCAGCAAGCCGTTCGACTTCGAAGGCGCGCGCCGCGCCAAGGTGGCCGAGCACGGTTCCAGCGAGCTGGAATCGAGCGTCGACTCGCTGATCGTGGTGCTCAACGAGAAGCTGTTCGAAGTGATGGGCGACGACGCCGAGATGGACAAGTGCTTCCAGTGCGCCGACGACGTGCTGCACAACGCGGTGGCCGGCATTGCCGAGATCATCAACGTTGACGGCCTGGTCAACGTCGACTTCGAAGACGTCAAGACGGTGATGGGCGAGCAGGGCAAGGCCATGATGGGGACGGCCACTGTGTCGGGCGTCGACCGCGCCCGCCTGGCGGCCGAGCAGGCCGTGGCCAGCCCGCTGCTGGAAGGCGTGGACCTGTCCGGTGCGCGCGGCGTGCTGGTCAACATCACCGCCAGCCGTTCGCTGAAGCTGTCGGAAACCAAGGAGGTCATGAACACCATCCGCAGCTACGCCGCGGAAGATGCGACCGTGATCTTCGGTACGGTGTACGACGATTCGATGAGCGATGCGCTGCGCGTGACCGTGGTCGCGACCGGCCTGGGCCGCTCGGCCAAGAAGCAACAGCCGATGACGCTGCTGAAGACCGGCACCGACAACATGCCGGTGCAGATGATGGCCAACATGGCCGCCACCGCCGCGCAGCACAGCTCGCCGGACTACAGCAACCTGGATACGCCGGCAGTGTGGCGCAGCTCGCGTGAGTCGGCCTCGGCCCACGTGGCGGCGCTGCAGGAAAAGGGTGTGGATACGTACGATATCCCGGCCTTCCTGCGCAAGCAGGCAGACTGA